In Alphaproteobacteria bacterium, the following proteins share a genomic window:
- a CDS encoding ribonuclease D, translating to MSIYTYQNDLPTDFLANKELAIDTETMGLNTLRDRLCLVQISNGDGDAHLVQFDGKNYDAPNLKKILLDQNIIKIFHYARFDIAALEYYLNIKMFNFYCTKIASKLTRTYTDFHGLKELCNELVGVNLSKAQQSSNWSSEELSHAQKKYAAQDVLYLHEIKSKLDLMLEKADRTDLAQNCFDFLSTRVKLDLKGWSSIDIFKH from the coding sequence ATCAGTATTTACACATATCAAAACGATTTACCAACTGACTTTTTGGCAAATAAAGAGCTAGCTATAGATACAGAGACAATGGGTCTTAATACCCTCAGAGATCGCTTATGCTTGGTACAAATATCAAATGGCGATGGTGATGCTCATTTAGTGCAATTTGATGGCAAAAATTATGACGCACCAAATTTAAAAAAGATCTTATTAGATCAAAATATAATTAAAATTTTCCATTATGCTAGATTTGACATTGCTGCATTGGAATATTATTTAAATATAAAGATGTTTAATTTTTATTGCACAAAAATAGCTTCAAAGCTAACAAGAACTTATACAGACTTTCATGGTTTAAAAGAATTATGTAACGAGCTAGTAGGCGTTAACCTGTCAAAAGCGCAGCAATCATCCAATTGGTCTAGTGAAGAGCTTTCTCATGCACAAAAAAAATATGCAGCGCAAGATGTTCTCTATTTGCATGAAATTAAGTCTAAATTAGATTTAATGCTAGAAAAAGCAGATAGAACCGATTTGGCGCAAAACTGTTTTGATTTTTTAAGTACTAGAGTAAAGCTAGATTTAAAAGGTTGGTCATCTATTGACATATTTAAACATTAA
- a CDS encoding DsbA family protein yields MKKNKIYLIISVLFLILSAVIFLTLRTDKKYDEAKAKQVESNKKPVSKLDIQNYIKSDQELDITEGEIGAPVTIIEYASYSCAHCADFYKNLYPQIKANFIDKGKVRFIFRDFPLDEPSLRASQLIHCMPDGKKNMMKVLFESQTSWAYKKDFPEKLENFAKIQGLTSDFFHACMSNKELEEQILEKRMSAFEAFNINSTPSLIINGQLYIGQKNWYEISEYITNLLEAK; encoded by the coding sequence ATGAAAAAAAACAAAATATATCTTATAATTTCTGTATTATTTTTGATTTTATCGGCAGTAATATTTTTAACTTTACGCACGGATAAAAAATATGATGAAGCTAAAGCTAAACAAGTTGAGAGTAACAAAAAACCAGTTAGTAAATTAGATATTCAAAATTATATTAAAAGTGATCAGGAATTAGATATAACAGAGGGTGAAATCGGCGCGCCAGTAACTATCATTGAATATGCTTCATATAGCTGTGCCCATTGTGCAGATTTTTATAAAAACTTATATCCGCAGATAAAAGCTAATTTTATAGATAAAGGTAAGGTTAGATTTATTTTTAGAGATTTTCCTTTAGATGAGCCATCTTTAAGGGCTTCACAACTAATACATTGCATGCCAGATGGTAAGAAAAATATGATGAAAGTTTTATTTGAGAGCCAAACATCTTGGGCCTATAAAAAAGATTTTCCAGAAAAATTAGAAAATTTTGCTAAAATACAAGGCTTAACCTCAGACTTTTTTCACGCTTGTATGAGTAATAAAGAGTTAGAAGAGCAGATTTTAGAAAAAAGAATGAGTGCATTTGAAGCCTTTAATATTAATTCTACTCCTTCACTAATTATAAATGGTCAATTATATATTGGGCAAAAAAATTGGTACGAAATCTCAGAATATATAACCAACTTATTAGAAGCTAAATAA
- a CDS encoding KpsF/GutQ family sugar-phosphate isomerase, with product MKNLKHIAEQVINTEIKGLEEIKTKFDDSFRDLVAKILTLKGRVVISGMGKSGHIANKISATLASTGTPAFFIHPAEASHGDLGMITKDDLVILLSNSGETKELGDIINYCKRFKITLVALVRRKSSILVNSADIAIVLPEIEEASNVNAPTTSTTMMLAYGDALAVTLAEIKGFNKENFSIYHPGGKLGSQLLLTEQLMRSSIEIPLCDVDADAETIINKITKFKLGIVGIINHDEKLVGVITDGDIRRNISDNILLKKAQDIMTSEPKTVQEETLAIDSVNSMNKYDITNIFVVNKKEKPIGIINLHDCFKAGLI from the coding sequence ATGAAAAATCTAAAACATATAGCCGAGCAAGTTATAAATACAGAGATTAAAGGCTTAGAAGAAATAAAAACTAAATTTGATGATAGCTTTAGAGATTTGGTTGCAAAGATTTTAACATTAAAAGGTAGAGTAGTAATTAGTGGGATGGGAAAAAGTGGTCATATTGCCAATAAAATCTCAGCCACTTTAGCATCTACTGGTACCCCCGCCTTTTTTATTCATCCAGCGGAAGCTAGTCATGGAGATTTGGGTATGATAACTAAAGATGATTTAGTAATATTATTATCTAACTCAGGTGAAACAAAAGAATTAGGTGACATTATAAATTATTGTAAAAGATTCAAAATAACTTTAGTTGCGTTAGTGAGAAGAAAATCTTCCATATTAGTAAACTCTGCTGACATTGCGATAGTTTTACCAGAAATAGAGGAGGCCTCAAATGTTAATGCACCAACTACCTCAACTACAATGATGTTAGCTTATGGTGATGCTTTAGCTGTTACTTTAGCCGAAATTAAGGGCTTTAACAAAGAAAATTTTAGCATATATCACCCAGGAGGAAAATTAGGTTCTCAATTACTATTAACGGAGCAATTAATGAGAAGCTCTATAGAAATACCATTATGCGATGTTGATGCAGATGCTGAAACCATAATAAATAAAATCACAAAATTTAAATTAGGTATTGTTGGCATTATTAACCATGACGAAAAACTAGTGGGGGTTATTACTGACGGAGATATTAGAAGAAATATTTCTGATAATATTTTGTTAAAGAAGGCCCAAGATATTATGACTTCAGAGCCTAAAACTGTGCAAGAAGAAACCCTGGCTATTGACAGTGTAAATAGCATGAATAAATATGATATTACCAATATATTTGTGGTAAATAAAAAGGAAAAACCTATTGGCATAATTAATCTACATGATTGCTTTAAGGCGGGTTTAATCTAA
- the gloB gene encoding hydroxyacylglutathione hydrolase: MSKFQIKILPSLSDNYIFIISCLETNKTACIDPGDADVVIEHLQKNSLTLDYILITHHHYDHINGVDQLKKKYKAITYGPKLELDKIPQIDHAVTEQENIKIGLLNFEILLLNGHTNGHIAYYAKNENILFSGDVIFPSGSGYLFEGTYDEMYNSLEKIKKLPKQTKIYFSHEYTLENIEFALSIEQDNLALQKKKLQIIELLNNKLPSAPTTLEIELKTNPFLRTLSPEIRKNIGKNSDSYNNQIYKKIRELKNSFNK, translated from the coding sequence ATGTCAAAATTTCAAATTAAAATATTACCTTCTTTAAGTGATAATTACATATTTATAATAAGCTGTTTAGAAACTAATAAAACAGCATGTATAGATCCTGGTGACGCAGATGTTGTTATTGAACATCTGCAAAAAAATAGTCTTACTTTAGATTATATTTTGATCACCCATCATCATTACGATCATATTAATGGTGTAGATCAGCTAAAAAAGAAATATAAAGCTATAACTTATGGTCCCAAATTAGAGCTAGATAAAATACCCCAAATTGACCATGCTGTAACTGAACAGGAAAATATTAAAATTGGGTTATTAAATTTTGAAATACTCTTACTAAATGGGCATACTAATGGACATATTGCCTATTACGCAAAAAATGAAAATATCTTATTTAGTGGTGATGTGATATTTCCTTCAGGTTCTGGTTATTTATTTGAAGGTACATATGATGAAATGTATAATTCATTAGAAAAAATCAAAAAACTACCAAAACAAACAAAAATATATTTTAGCCATGAATATACTCTTGAAAATATTGAGTTTGCTCTGTCTATTGAACAAGATAATCTTGCTTTACAGAAAAAAAAGTTACAAATAATCGAACTATTAAATAACAAATTACCTTCAGCTCCAACCACACTTGAAATAGAACTTAAGACTAATCCTTTTCTACGAACTTTAAGCCCGGAAATAAGGAAAAATATTGGCAAAAACAGTGATTCCTACAATAATCAAATTTATAAAAAAATTAGAGAATTAAAGAACTCCTTTAATAAATAA
- the tolQ gene encoding protein TolQ translates to MYTDYLAISSFISDADLVVKFVIIILFLSSFVSWAIIFDKLIKFRILNFRARNFEKQFWSGIEILPLFEKIKKKDNDPLSNVFVTAINEWQLQYGLNLQDNYVKERLKERIYQAMMVTKNRAINRIQKNINFLATISSSAPFIGLFGTVWGIMNSFSAIVDAQSTSLTVVAPGIAEALFATAVGLFAAIPALIFYNLYINKLNAYNSKIEDFSVEVINLLSRELDKGQ, encoded by the coding sequence ATGTACACAGACTATTTAGCCATATCATCATTTATAAGTGATGCAGATTTAGTTGTTAAATTTGTAATTATAATTTTATTTTTATCTTCATTTGTTTCTTGGGCTATAATATTTGATAAATTAATTAAATTTAGAATCTTAAACTTTAGAGCTAGAAATTTTGAAAAACAATTTTGGTCTGGAATTGAGATTCTGCCTTTATTTGAGAAGATAAAGAAAAAAGATAATGATCCTTTATCTAATGTTTTCGTAACTGCAATTAATGAGTGGCAGTTACAATATGGTTTGAATTTGCAAGATAATTATGTTAAAGAAAGATTAAAAGAAAGGATTTATCAGGCTATGATGGTAACGAAAAATAGGGCTATAAACAGAATCCAAAAAAACATAAATTTTTTGGCTACAATTTCATCTAGTGCGCCTTTTATAGGTTTATTTGGAACTGTTTGGGGCATTATGAATTCTTTTAGTGCTATTGTAGATGCCCAAAGCACTAGCTTAACAGTAGTAGCACCAGGTATTGCTGAAGCTTTATTTGCAACTGCCGTCGGTTTGTTTGCAGCTATTCCTGCTTTGATTTTTTATAACTTATATATAAATAAATTAAACGCATATAATTCTAAAATTGAAGATTTTTCAGTAGAGGTTATAAATTTACTATCTAGAGAATTAGATAAAGGTCAATAA
- the radA gene encoding DNA repair protein RadA gives MSKIKSQFICKNCQNITSKWSGKCDNCNSWNSIEEYNNNIKSANFSNKRFKISNTELNIKKLGEDSEDYQRYSTNISELDRCLGGGLVSGSVTLIGGDPGVGKSTLLLQVLANLAQNQLETLYISGEESVNQINIRAERLNITNSNIDITTNTNVSDIVNFLHKNKSKKIILVDSIQTTFMTEIGAAPGSVNQLRHSVLEFAELAKKMNLIFILIGHVTKDGQLAGPKLVEHMVDTVLYFEGDKASNLRILRSHKNRYGATNEIAIFEMQKNGLQEITNPSEIFLDEYNAKSIGSTIFPLAEGTRTILIELQSLIANSHMATPRRAVDGWDNNRLAIILAVLSNKCQLNFSQLEVYFNVAGGLKITEPAADLAAAASLISTIKQQALPQETVIFGEIGLSGEIRSASKSFERLKEAEKLGFKAAITPKLKKKPKNTNLQIIELTHITELLNYF, from the coding sequence ATGTCAAAAATTAAATCACAATTCATCTGTAAAAATTGTCAAAACATCACATCTAAGTGGAGTGGTAAATGTGATAATTGTAATAGCTGGAATAGTATAGAAGAATATAACAACAATATTAAGAGCGCTAATTTTAGTAATAAGAGATTTAAGATATCTAACACGGAGTTAAATATTAAGAAATTAGGAGAAGATAGCGAAGATTATCAAAGATATAGCACTAATATTTCTGAATTAGATAGGTGTTTGGGAGGTGGCCTAGTATCTGGTTCAGTTACTTTAATTGGTGGCGATCCAGGTGTTGGGAAATCGACATTATTACTGCAAGTATTAGCAAATTTAGCACAAAACCAGCTTGAAACTTTGTACATATCAGGTGAGGAATCTGTAAATCAAATAAACATAAGAGCTGAAAGGTTAAATATTACTAATTCAAATATTGATATTACTACCAATACCAATGTTTCGGATATTGTAAATTTCTTACATAAGAACAAATCTAAAAAAATTATTTTAGTAGATTCAATCCAAACTACTTTTATGACTGAAATTGGTGCCGCTCCAGGTAGTGTTAATCAATTAAGACATAGTGTCTTGGAGTTTGCTGAACTTGCTAAAAAAATGAACCTTATCTTCATTTTAATAGGACATGTAACCAAAGATGGCCAGCTTGCCGGACCTAAATTAGTCGAACATATGGTCGATACTGTTTTATATTTTGAAGGTGATAAAGCAAGTAACCTTAGGATTTTACGCTCACATAAAAATCGATATGGCGCGACCAATGAAATAGCTATTTTTGAAATGCAAAAAAATGGTCTACAAGAAATTACCAATCCATCTGAAATTTTTTTAGATGAATATAATGCTAAATCAATTGGCAGCACAATCTTTCCACTTGCAGAAGGTACCAGAACTATTTTAATTGAATTGCAATCCCTAATTGCTAATTCTCACATGGCAACTCCTAGAAGAGCTGTTGATGGCTGGGACAATAACAGATTAGCTATTATACTTGCAGTATTATCAAATAAATGTCAGTTAAATTTTTCTCAATTAGAAGTGTATTTCAATGTGGCTGGCGGACTTAAAATTACAGAACCTGCTGCCGATTTAGCCGCAGCAGCTAGCCTTATTTCAACTATTAAACAACAAGCATTACCGCAAGAAACAGTAATATTTGGCGAAATAGGCTTATCTGGTGAAATTAGAAGTGCTAGTAAAAGTTTTGAGAGATTGAAAGAAGCTGAAAAGTTAGGCTTTAAAGCAGCAATTACACCTAAACTTAAGAAAAAACCTAAAAATACAAATCTGCAGATTATTGAGCTTACGCACATAACCGAATTGTTAAATTATTTTTAA
- the lptB gene encoding LPS export ABC transporter ATP-binding protein, with protein sequence MAYLEALNIKKYYGKKLVLADVNLKVKSGEIVALLGPNGAGKTSFFYILVGLISADGGKINLSNQLITDYPIYQRGNMGIGYLPQENSIFRDMNVEENILAILQLKYQDKKEQYNKLEQLLEDFDIVRIRKYKATSLSGGERRRVEIARCLAANPKFILLDEPFAGVDPVAVKDIRALILELKKREIGVVITDHNVRETLEIVDKAYIMYDGKLLFSGTKEEIINNKEVQRLYLGDSFKI encoded by the coding sequence ATGGCATATTTAGAAGCATTAAATATTAAAAAATATTATGGTAAAAAATTAGTTTTAGCAGATGTAAATTTAAAAGTTAAATCTGGTGAAATAGTTGCATTGCTTGGTCCTAATGGAGCTGGTAAAACTAGCTTTTTTTATATCTTAGTTGGCTTAATTTCAGCAGATGGTGGTAAAATAAATTTAAGTAATCAATTAATCACAGATTACCCCATATATCAGCGAGGTAATATGGGAATTGGTTATTTGCCGCAGGAAAATTCTATCTTTAGAGATATGAATGTAGAAGAAAATATTTTGGCTATATTGCAATTAAAATACCAGGATAAAAAGGAGCAATATAATAAGCTAGAGCAATTATTAGAAGATTTTGACATTGTTAGAATAAGGAAATATAAAGCGACTTCACTATCTGGTGGTGAACGAAGAAGAGTAGAGATAGCTAGATGTTTAGCTGCTAACCCTAAATTTATACTTCTTGACGAGCCTTTTGCAGGCGTAGATCCAGTTGCCGTAAAAGACATTAGAGCCCTAATATTAGAGCTTAAGAAGAGAGAAATAGGGGTTGTTATTACAGATCATAATGTTAGAGAAACATTAGAAATAGTTGATAAGGCTTATATTATGTATGATGGAAAATTATTATTTTCTGGTACTAAAGAAGAAATTATTAATAATAAGGAAGTGCAAAGGCTTTATTTGGGAGATAGTTTCAAAATTTAA
- a CDS encoding biopolymer transporter ExbD yields the protein MIFRTKYSQSYESSKKQEVISAINVTPFVDVMLVLLVVFMITAPLLIKGVNINLPENSVAPPIENNNPFALSISDKGEVYFEEQQILFKDLKIFVSTNVLSKNTRIFIRGDKAINYGRVMNVISELNSIGYKKISLVTESEKQ from the coding sequence GTGATTTTTAGAACTAAATATTCTCAATCATATGAGAGTAGCAAAAAACAAGAAGTTATCAGCGCAATTAATGTTACTCCTTTTGTAGATGTAATGTTAGTTTTATTGGTAGTTTTTATGATTACAGCTCCTTTGCTAATTAAGGGAGTTAATATAAATTTACCGGAAAATAGTGTAGCACCTCCAATAGAAAATAATAACCCTTTTGCATTATCTATTAGTGATAAAGGAGAAGTATATTTTGAAGAACAGCAAATATTATTTAAAGATTTAAAAATATTTGTATCAACAAATGTTTTAAGTAAAAACACAAGAATTTTTATCAGGGGAGATAAGGCAATTAATTATGGCCGCGTGATGAATGTTATTTCAGAGTTAAACTCTATTGGTTATAAAAAAATATCCTTAGTAACTGAATCAGAAAAGCAATGA
- a CDS encoding DsbA family protein codes for MKNYTANNSASFNEQDFEKYINENAELIISSVNKHYENLEANKGTVRVEKLKELEKEIFSSKHDPFIGNENAKIRVVEFFDYNCGYCKKVYPTILKLNKEFENVKIVFKEMPILGAPSLVKSKVSLAAFHVKPEKYIEAHGKIMNHRGQLNTVEDVANLLQSLGYDKDELIKKAESEMIANALEENKKLAFKLQVSGTPAFIVEDEFVDGAISFDGLKALVNKKIK; via the coding sequence ATGAAAAATTATACAGCTAATAATAGTGCCAGCTTTAATGAACAAGATTTTGAAAAATATATTAACGAGAATGCTGAATTAATCATAAGCTCAGTGAATAAACATTATGAAAACCTAGAAGCAAATAAAGGTACAGTTAGAGTCGAAAAATTAAAAGAATTAGAAAAAGAAATATTTTCTTCAAAGCATGATCCTTTTATTGGTAATGAAAATGCCAAAATAAGAGTAGTAGAATTTTTTGACTATAATTGTGGTTATTGTAAAAAAGTTTATCCAACCATTTTAAAATTAAATAAAGAATTTGAAAATGTTAAAATAGTTTTTAAAGAAATGCCAATTTTAGGTGCTCCATCTTTGGTCAAGTCAAAAGTGTCACTTGCAGCCTTTCATGTAAAGCCAGAAAAATATATTGAAGCTCATGGTAAAATAATGAACCATAGGGGGCAGCTAAATACAGTTGAAGATGTCGCAAATTTACTACAATCTTTGGGTTATGATAAAGATGAATTAATTAAAAAGGCTGAATCAGAAATGATAGCAAATGCATTAGAAGAAAATAAAAAACTAGCATTCAAATTACAAGTCTCAGGTACTCCTGCTTTTATAGTGGAAGATGAATTTGTGGATGGTGCAATTTCTTTTGATGGTTTAAAAGCGCTTGTTAATAAAAAAATAAAGTAA